ATGTTCCATAACGGGGTAGAAAGTAGAACTGTATTGTGACATACTTCAAAGGTAATTATCAATTATCAATTATCAAGTATGAATGTAGGATTGCTTGATAATTTAGTAATCGGTAATTGATAATTAAGACAAGACTTCCAGATCGCTGATCTCGTTAATGTTGAGGACAATTGTCCCGTTATCGTCTGCATGGAAATTCTTTTTGAATTTCACACCGGTTGCCCATTGGTGTTCGGCGTAAGAGTGTTTCCGAATCACTGTTTGGGAGTAGGTTTCATCGAATGCTTCAATAATAATGAGCAATTCTGCCAGTTTTCCCCTGATTTCTGCCAATGTAAGGTCGTATAACGGAGAATCTTCGTTGATGAGATGTACGAGTGTCCATGTTAGCGGGAAATAGCGCACGAAATCAACCTCCAACGGAAGCGTATAGTATTGACGGTGAACCATACCTGTCTCCGAATCGTCGTCTACCAGTGAAAGCATCACATGTACTTTGGTATTCAGGAGCACACTGTTTCGCTGATTCACAATTTTGAACATCAGTGCCATTTGGTCTTTATGCGGTGTAATGATGACATTGTGTGAAAAAGCAATTTTGGTAGAAGGTCTGGAGAACCGTCCGTATATCAAACCGGTTGCAATGGCAAAAGCGATCAACCCTACGAAAGCTTCCATGGCAGCAATGAAGGAAGTGAGATTGCCGATAGGAGCAATGGCCCCGTAACCAACGGTTGTAAAAGTCTGGGCACTGAAATAAAAAGCTGCCACGAATTCGTTTTGATTGGGATTGATCCCGTGCAGGTGTTCCGTTCCGATCCAGCAATAAATTCCTGCAAAGAACAGGTTTGCCACCAGGAAACTTCCGACCAGGAAAAAGCCGAATTTCCAGGTATTCAGATCGACTAAATATTTATAGAAATCCTTAAGCATGCGGACCGTACCGATCCGTTTGATGTTGTAGGAACCGTCCTCGTTTAAAATGCGTTTGACTGATTTTTGATAAGCTGTTCCCAAACCGGGATCCTGTGACTCGTATTGTTTGAATTTGCGTTGTTTGTCCATGTGGCCTTTTGAAATAATACTTGAAGTTAATCAAACTATGGAATTGGAAACGACATTTTTGAGCAAAAAAAATCCCGATTCTTTTAGGAACCGGGATCTTGTAGTATTAATTAGAGCGATTACGCTGTAACTCCTAAAATTTCAGCCATTTTCGAACCAATGTGAGCCGGAGAATCAACTACGTGGATTCCGCACTCGCGCATGATACGTTTTTTAGCTTCTGCTGTATCGTCATCACCACCAACGATTGCACCTGCGTGACCCATTGTACGTCCTTTTGGTGCTGTTTCACCTGCGATAAATCCGACAACCGGTTTTGTGCCGTTTTCTTTGATCCAGCGTGCAGCGATAGCCTCAAGGCTTCCACCGATCTCACCGATCATGATGATTCCTTCTGTTTCAGGATCGTTCATCAACAATTCAACGGCTTCTTTGGTAGTTGTTCCGATAATCGGGTCACCACCGATACCGATTGCAGTTGTAATTCCCAATCCTGCTTTAGCAACCTGGTCAGCTGCTTCATACGTTAAAGTTCCCGATTTGGAAACAATCCCGATTTTTCCTTTTTTGAAAACGAATCCCGGCATGATACCTACTTTCGCTTCATCTGCAGTGATCACACCCGGACAGTTTGGCCCGATCAAACGAGCTCCTGTACCTTTCAGGTATTCTTTTGCTTTCACCATGTCATTTACCGGGATACCTTCCGTGATACAAACGATCACTTTGATTCCTCCGTTTGCTGCTTCCATAATGGCATCAGCTGCAAATGCAGGCGGAACGAAAATAATAGAAACATCAGCACCAGTTTTTGCTACTGCATCAGCAACTGTATTGAAAACAGGACGATCCAGGTGAGTTGAACCACCTTTTCCCGGAGTAACACCTCCTACAACGTTTGTTCCATAATCAATCATCTGACCTGCATGGAAAGTACCTTCACTTCCTGTGAATCCTTGTACAATTACTTTAGAGTTTTTATTAACTAGAACACTCATGTTTGAGAATTTAGATTTCGTTTTTAAAATGCGATTCAAAAATAGCGGTTTCTTTTCGTTTTAACAATGTTTTGAGTGAATTTATGTTGCTAAACAATGATATTTTCATGGAATCCTGAAAATCCTTAAAAATGAGGTTTTTAGAGTTTTTAAAATCGGTTATTGGTGTATTGGCAGGATGGTTGAATAAGTCTGGTTTATTGCTCTATTCCAACAGGCTTTTATGCATTTACACACAATAAATGAGCAATTACGCTGTTAATCAATCATTAAAATATCGTTTTATGAAAACCTGCATAGCTCTATTATCCGTATTGATTACCGGGATTGGTTTTTCCCAACGGGCGGATTCATTAAAAACCAAAAACACGCGTTTTATTGTCAAGATGACTCATGGAATGACAGGCCGTGTGAATTTTGATTATACCAACGCGGAATGGGAAAAAATGACCCCTGGATTTGAGATTCCGGATTCACTGAAGCCGATGGACCATCAACTCAATTTCAACGATAATATCCGGTCGATCTCTAACGGTTCTTATTATATGTTCTCCTTTTCATTCATTAATAATAAAAAAATGAACCAGGCAGATCGTAAGTTTTTGGCAACAACAACAATTCACCTGGGTTACGGGCCGGAAATAGCCGCAAGAAAAGACTGGTACCATGAAAACAAACAGGTGATAGATACGCTGAGTTCTTCCCAGACCGGACAGGAGTTTTACGTGATGGGTAACAGGAACCAGAGTATTTCAAAGATTTATCACTCCCAGACACTTGTTTTCGGTGCGGGAGAACACATCGCCACAAACCCGAACCGTATTTTCCAATTTGAAACCGGTTTGGATGTTTTGTGTTTACTTAGTCTTTCCAGTAGAATAAAGGCTTCTTATATTGACACATATATAGTTGAGGGCTTACCGCAGGATCCGAACGGAGGGTATTATCCGGCATATCCGTATCCTGCAACCGAAGATATCCGTACAGAAACATTTTCCAGCAAAGTGACTGCCGGGTTAATCATGCGCGTGCCATTGGAAATCAGCTTTAAGTTGTCGCGGACAAGTCCTGTTGCAAGCCGTATGCGCATAGGAGCAGAGTTGAATCCCGGATTGACAACGGTATTTACAGGAGGTTTGATCACCAGTAATTTCAATGTCAGCGGGGGAATGAATTTTCGTTTTGCTTTTTAAAGGTCATTAGCAAGGGATAAAGCTTTAATTTCTAATTTTGGGATATTAAAACCAACTGATGAAAGCCTTTATCCCTTGTTTGTTCCTGCTAATCACCGGAATAAGCTTTTCTCAAAAAAACGATTCCATTAAGCCGAAAGCGATTGCTTTTGCAGTGAAAGCCAGTATCGGTGGAATTACGCCTAATAAAATTGCTTTTTCTGATGCCGGCTGGGACCGGTTAACTCCCGGATTCCAGGTTCTTGATTCATTTCAGGTTAATCCGACCGGGACAGACCAATTTGCAGGGGAACCGGATGATTCGTATAACGTTTTCTCCTTTTCCTTTCTCAACAACCCGAAAAAGCAGACTGGAAAAAACTATCGGTTTTCCACAACTATCCATATCGGCCAAGGTCCTGAGGCAAAAGCTTCGAAGTACTGGGTCCGTGACAACAGGACTATTATTGATACCTTATCTTCCGGGCAAACGGGAACAACTTATTTCGTTTATGGTAACAGACGGCAGGAGATACAAAAACAGTACCGGATAAAATCATGGATGATCGGACTGGGAGAGCGTTTTGCGCTGAGACCGGGTAAGATTTTCCAGTTTGAAACAGGATTGGATGTTTATATGCTGCTTGGCAAACCTTCCGTTCAATCAGCTACCTGGGAAAGTTACATCGTAGAGGATATTAATGGAAGCACTTACCAGTCTTCCACTCCACAGCCGGTGTTAAATCCATCGCAAACTACGAATTATGCTGCAAAAATGTCGGAAGGATTATTGGTTAGCATACCGTTTGATATCAGTTTTGCCTTATCCAAGAATAACCCGTTCTTCAAAAGAATCAGACTTGGACTGGAAGCGAATTACGGAATGGCTTTCCAGTTTACAAAAGGGAAGACGAGTTACACGGAAAGCAAAAGCTGGGCTCTTAATTTACGCTATGAATTTTACCAATTCAGAAGACCTTTTCAATCGAAATCTCAAAAATAAGCGTCGAATTTGCAGGGATTTTATCCAGGCCGTCATCTCCGTATCCCAATTGTGGCGGAACGACCATGCGCAGTTTTGTTCCGGCAACGTGATTCAGGAGTCCCAATTGAAATCCGCCGATCAATCCTTTTAAATTGGATTTCAACGGTTTTCCCGGTTCCGTCTGGTCGAATTTTCTTCCGTTGGTGAGTGTTCCTTTGTAGGAAAGTTCCAATTCACTTCCCGACTGGATTTTTTCTGTTCCGGTTCCTTTTTCCAGCACTTCTACTACCAGGCCTCCATCCAGCACTTCGTAGTTCCAATGGTGCTTTTTGGCATATTCTTCCGCTTTTGAAACGAAACCGCTTTTTTCTTCTTCTGAATAAGTGTTGCAGCCCAAAACGATCAGGCCGGTCAGCAATATAACTAATAGATTACGCATATCAATATCGAACAGGAGTTACTTCATATCCTTTTTGCCGGAGCAGTTCAATTACTCCGTTTGATCCGCCTAAATGTCCGGCGCCGACTGCAAAGAAACAGGATTTGGTTTTCATCAGTTCCTCCATTTTGGGGATCCAGTTGTGGTTTCTTTTATCCAACAGTTCTTCCGCAGAACTTCCCAGTTCATCACTTTCCTGGATTAGTTTGGCCAATTTTTCAAGATCCTGATCATGGTAATAACGGACCATTTCCCGGAAGTTTTTTTCACCTTCCTCCGGATTTCTCACCGATTCCATGATCATTTCAGCCATTTCCTCGGACGGGATTTTATCAAAAATTGCCAATTGGTACTCGACTGTTTCAAGGCCACTTACCGGGATTTTGTTTTGCTGAGCGCGCGATTCGATTTCCATATCGATCATGCGTACTTTCCCGGTGATCATTTTTTGCAGGCTCAGCTGTAATAAGGTAAACGGTTTTCTTTTTTCGAGTGCCTTTTCAAATTTTGCGGGTTGTGTTCCCAATAAATCTGCTCCCCAGTTCAATACCGAATCCTTTTGCTGCGGAGTGAAAATATCGAAACAGGAACCTGAATCCAATTCCATGAGTTTCATAGCCGCACTCTGATCGTTCAGATTCGCAATCTCCAGAATCACTTCATTGGACCTGGAAATGATTTTATCCAGTTTTCCGGGAAAATAATAGAGGGAATCCGGGATCATGTGGATCGTGCCGAAGAGGTAAGAAACGGTTTTATCCTTTCCTTTCACCTGGTACAACAGCGAATTGTTTTGTCCGAAGACAAGTCCCGAAAGGAATAAAAAAATCCAGGTCAAAAAACGCATGTTATTTTTCCAGGGTTAATTCGGCCAGGTAATGATCGTCTTCTTCCAATACACGAACTGCCTTCAAACCAACTTTTTTGGAAGCCTGGAATAAATTGTCGAAATCTACGTACAGCCAGTCGAACCAAGGTCCTTTTTGCTTTTTGTATTTCATTTGAAAACGGAAGTTTCCGTAGTATTCCGTATTCAGATCCACCCAAAGCGCTCCGTCTTCATCCTCATAAAGGGAATGAATATCCGAAGAATCGCACAAGATCTTTCCGCCCGGATTCAATAAGGATTTTGCATGCTCCAGGGTTCTTTCCAGGTTGGATAATTTCCCGGCGATGCCGATTCCGTTCATTAACATCAAAATGGTATCGTATTTCCGGTCTTTCAGGGAAAAGAAATTGATGCGTTCTGCGTTCAAGTCGTTGCTTTTCAGGTACTCAACCGCTCCTTCAGAAATGTCGATACAATCGACTTTAAACCCAAGATCCTGCAGATATGTTGCATGAATTCCTGCGCCTGCACCAACGTCCAGTACGTGTCCTCGTGCCAGTGAAAGGGCTTTTTGTTCGATCGGAGGCATTTCATCGTATTTTCTGAAAAGTACTTCCAAAGGAATAATATCGTCTTCGCAAATGTCGGAAGAAACAATAATGTCTTCCGGGCGTCTTTTGTCTGCGTATTCTTTGATGGCTGCTCCAATCGGATCGCCGTATTTTTTTTCGTTGCTCATACTTAAAAGTAATTATGAATGAGTCAATTATCAATTATCAAGAAATGAAATCTTGATAATTCAAGCATTCATAACTGATAATTAATATTCGTATTCTTCGTAACCTGACAAATCATCTTCGTCGTAACCATCGCCGAAATCTTCGTCAAAATCATTGAAATCTTCGTCTTCTTCTTCGCCGAAGAACGCATCATCCTGGATCATTTTTGAATCTTCAGGAGGAGCCGTTCCTACTGCCAATGCTACTTTCGGTTTGTCAACAATTTCTTCGTTGCGTTCCTGCAATTCGATCAGGAAAATCCACATTCTCAGGAAATCATATACCAAAATGATCTTTTGGTCGGGTGCTTCTATAAAATTACTCAGTTTAGCTTCCGACATGACACTTGTGATTTCCGTGTCCTCATCGGAATAACTCATATCCATCAAACTGATCTCATGACCTTTGTCCCACTCATCGTTGGACATAAAAAATGAACCGATCTCTTGTCCTTCAAAATTGAAAGAATTCAAAATAGCCCGGTAGAAAGACTCAAAGTTATCGTCCTCATTGATGACAATGTCTCTGAATACTTCCTGATCTTTTTCAGAATCTAATAACACGCGAAATTTTAGCGCACCCATGCAGTTGTTTTTTTACAAAGATACTTCAAATTGAAAATGTAGAATTGAAAATTGAAAAGAAGTTCAATTGTTCAAAAGGTTCAAAAAGGTTAAAAGTTCAATTTTTTGAATGATTAACCTTTTTGGACAGTCAACCCGAGCTCTTCGCCGATTTGCAGCATCAAATTTTTTGCCGTTTCGAAATCGTTGGGGATTTCTCCTTCCAGGATGGCTTCTTTGATGCGGTTTTTGATTGTTCCGATCTCACCGCAAGGTCCAATATTAAAGGTCGACATGATCAATTCCCCGGAAATCGGCGGTTGGAAGTTCCTTACATGGTCTTTTTCTTCAACCGCTTTCAACTTCTCTACTACCAGTTCGAAATTTCTCTTGTATTTCTTGACTTTGAATTCGTTTTTAGAGGTGATATCCGCATTGCACAAAGTCATCAGGTCGTCGATATCGTCGCCGGCTTCAAAAAGCAACCGTCTTACTGCCGAGTCAGTCACATTGCTTTTTACCAGTGCGATCGGCCTCAAATGAAGTCGAACCAGTTTCTGCACATACTTCATTTTATGGTCAAGCGGAAGTCGTAACCTTGCAAAGATTTTCGGAACCATTCTGGCTCCCAATTCTTCGTGTCCGTGAAAGGTCCAGCCAACCTGGGAATCAAACCGTTTGGTAGGTGGTTTTGCAATATCGTGCAGAATAGCGCTCCATCTCAGCCATAAATTATCGGAATGCAGCGCCACATTATCCAATACTTCCAGTGTGTGGTAAAAATTGTCTTTATGGCTTTTCCCGTCACGTGTTTCCACTCCATGCAAAGCAATCATTTCCGGGAAAAACTGGTGAAGCAATTTCGTGGAGTTCAACAACTCGAATCCTCTGGATGGTTTTTTCGCCAGGATGATCTTGTTCAACTCATCCATGATGCGCTCTTTTGAAATAATTTCCAGTCGGGACGCATTTTCAAGAATGGATTTCAAACTACTCATTTCAATCTGGAAATCCAGCTGTGTAGCAAAACGGATTGCACGCATCATACGTAAAGGATCATCCGAATAGGTGGTATCTGGATCAAGCGGTGTGCGAAGGATTCCTTTGTCCAAATCGCCCAATCCATTGAACGGATCGACCAGGTTTCCGAAAGTTTCTTCCCGCAGGTCAAGTGCCAGTGCATTGATGGTGAAATCGCGTCTTTTCTGATCATCGCTTAGTGTTCCGTCTTCCACAATGGGTTTTCTGGAATCGCGTTGATAAGATTCTTTTCGCGCTCCGACAAATTCCACGTCCAGGTCTTTATAATTGAATTGCGCTGTTCCAAAGTTCTTAAAGAGATTGACTTTTTTCACGCGCAATTTTTCCCCGGCGGCTTCTGCCAGTTCCATCCCGTTGCCTACGACCACAATGTCAATATCCTTGGAAGGCCTGTCCAGCAGCAAATCCCGCACAAATCCACCGATTACGTAAGCCTCTAGGCCTTTTTCGGAAATGATCTGTGAAACAACCTTAAAAACAGGATGTTTGAGTTTATGAGCGAAATTTTCTGTTTGCATGCGGGCGCAAAGTTACTGAATTAACTGTAATCAGCTTCGGATAACTTGTATGGAACTGTCTAATCCGATTTTTATAATTTGCGAAGGAGTTGTAAGTTGTTCGTTCGTTCTTAATTCCACAATAGCATCAACGCGTTCTTTGATCTTCGGATCGATGGTGCTGAAATTAGTCGGAAAGGGCATTCCGGAAATATTGGCGGATGTTGAAACCAGTGGTTTGCGAATACTACGGATCAATGAAAGACAGACAGGATCTTTTGTCAGCCTGATACCCACAGAACCATCCTGTGCCAAAACACTCGGAGCCAATCCCTGTGCGTTCGGATAAATAATCGTCAAAGGTTTATCGGACAAGTCGACCAGGTCATAACAAACATCCGGAAATTCGGGAATGTACTTTTCAATCATCTGAAAACTGTCGGCCAGCAAAATAAAGCTTTTATCTGCCGGTCGTTCCTTAATCTCCAGAATTCGCTGACAAGCTTCTTCGTTGGTAGCATCACAGCCAATTCCCCAAATAGTATCCGAAGGATAAAGGATAGTCTTTCCTGTTTTGAGTGCTTCGATGATTGCTGGATCGATAGTCATGAGTTTAATTTTCGGCAAAGTTAATCGAGAAGACTCAAATGATAGGCTTTTTTGGGTTCGAAATCGAATAATGCTTCCAACTTTTTGTACATCTCTATTTGCTCTTTAGTGATTTCCACACAAAGTGAATGAGGAGAATAACTTACATTTATTAACCCGGCATCCCAAAGTTTTGTCAAGTGGTCATGAATGGTAGATTTAGATAAACGAAGTCTTTCGGTTAGTTCTCTATTTGTTAAGTTAGGATGTTTTATGAGTAATTGAACCATTTTAACTCTGCAAGGGTGAGCAAGAGCTCTTCCTGCAAGTGAAATTGAGATTTGTTTAGGGGTATAAACAAGAGGCTTTAACGTTGGCATAACATGATGTAAATTAAATGAATAACAAGTTTTCTTAATTAATTTAGGAAATATTATCGCTTGAAAAAAGTGTTTTTGGAAAAAAAAGAATTTAAGAATTTCCAAATTCGGGTGTTCCCAAAGATACGAACAGATTCAATCTTAATAAATTGATTTACAGTGTGTTGTTGTTTTAAGATATCCGATTTTCATTCGATTCTTTTTACTAATTTTATCACTCAATCCATTTTCTGTGAAAAAAATATTGATTATCGAAGACGATCCGCAAATTAGTTCACTGGTTCAGAAAGGACTGACGGAAGAGAACTTCGAAACAAAAATTGCCAACAACGGACTAAAAGGATTAGACGAGTTCCATTTTTGGAATCCCGATTTGATCATATTGGATATCATGCTTCCGGGACTAAACGGAATGCAGGTTTGTTCCAAGATCCGGGAAACGAG
The window above is part of the Fluviicola sp. genome. Proteins encoded here:
- a CDS encoding ion channel → MDKQRKFKQYESQDPGLGTAYQKSVKRILNEDGSYNIKRIGTVRMLKDFYKYLVDLNTWKFGFFLVGSFLVANLFFAGIYCWIGTEHLHGINPNQNEFVAAFYFSAQTFTTVGYGAIAPIGNLTSFIAAMEAFVGLIAFAIATGLIYGRFSRPSTKIAFSHNVIITPHKDQMALMFKIVNQRNSVLLNTKVHVMLSLVDDDSETGMVHRQYYTLPLEVDFVRYFPLTWTLVHLINEDSPLYDLTLAEIRGKLAELLIIIEAFDETYSQTVIRKHSYAEHQWATGVKFKKNFHADDNGTIVLNINEISDLEVLS
- the sucD gene encoding succinate--CoA ligase subunit alpha, whose product is MSVLVNKNSKVIVQGFTGSEGTFHAGQMIDYGTNVVGGVTPGKGGSTHLDRPVFNTVADAVAKTGADVSIIFVPPAFAADAIMEAANGGIKVIVCITEGIPVNDMVKAKEYLKGTGARLIGPNCPGVITADEAKVGIMPGFVFKKGKIGIVSKSGTLTYEAADQVAKAGLGITTAIGIGGDPIIGTTTKEAVELLMNDPETEGIIMIGEIGGSLEAIAARWIKENGTKPVVGFIAGETAPKGRTMGHAGAIVGGDDDTAEAKKRIMRECGIHVVDSPAHIGSKMAEILGVTA
- a CDS encoding FKBP-type peptidyl-prolyl cis-trans isomerase, with protein sequence MRNLLVILLTGLIVLGCNTYSEEEKSGFVSKAEEYAKKHHWNYEVLDGGLVVEVLEKGTGTEKIQSGSELELSYKGTLTNGRKFDQTEPGKPLKSNLKGLIGGFQLGLLNHVAGTKLRMVVPPQLGYGDDGLDKIPANSTLIFEISIEKVF
- a CDS encoding TraB/GumN family protein, which codes for MRFLTWIFLFLSGLVFGQNNSLLYQVKGKDKTVSYLFGTIHMIPDSLYYFPGKLDKIISRSNEVILEIANLNDQSAAMKLMELDSGSCFDIFTPQQKDSVLNWGADLLGTQPAKFEKALEKRKPFTLLQLSLQKMITGKVRMIDMEIESRAQQNKIPVSGLETVEYQLAIFDKIPSEEMAEMIMESVRNPEEGEKNFREMVRYYHDQDLEKLAKLIQESDELGSSAEELLDKRNHNWIPKMEELMKTKSCFFAVGAGHLGGSNGVIELLRQKGYEVTPVRY
- a CDS encoding class I SAM-dependent methyltransferase, with the translated sequence MSNEKKYGDPIGAAIKEYADKRRPEDIIVSSDICEDDIIPLEVLFRKYDEMPPIEQKALSLARGHVLDVGAGAGIHATYLQDLGFKVDCIDISEGAVEYLKSNDLNAERINFFSLKDRKYDTILMLMNGIGIAGKLSNLERTLEHAKSLLNPGGKILCDSSDIHSLYEDEDGALWVDLNTEYYGNFRFQMKYKKQKGPWFDWLYVDFDNLFQASKKVGLKAVRVLEEDDHYLAELTLEK
- a CDS encoding HD domain-containing protein, with product MQTENFAHKLKHPVFKVVSQIISEKGLEAYVIGGFVRDLLLDRPSKDIDIVVVGNGMELAEAAGEKLRVKKVNLFKNFGTAQFNYKDLDVEFVGARKESYQRDSRKPIVEDGTLSDDQKRRDFTINALALDLREETFGNLVDPFNGLGDLDKGILRTPLDPDTTYSDDPLRMMRAIRFATQLDFQIEMSSLKSILENASRLEIISKERIMDELNKIILAKKPSRGFELLNSTKLLHQFFPEMIALHGVETRDGKSHKDNFYHTLEVLDNVALHSDNLWLRWSAILHDIAKPPTKRFDSQVGWTFHGHEELGARMVPKIFARLRLPLDHKMKYVQKLVRLHLRPIALVKSNVTDSAVRRLLFEAGDDIDDLMTLCNADITSKNEFKVKKYKRNFELVVEKLKAVEEKDHVRNFQPPISGELIMSTFNIGPCGEIGTIKNRIKEAILEGEIPNDFETAKNLMLQIGEELGLTVQKG
- a CDS encoding L-threonylcarbamoyladenylate synthase → MTIDPAIIEALKTGKTILYPSDTIWGIGCDATNEEACQRILEIKERPADKSFILLADSFQMIEKYIPEFPDVCYDLVDLSDKPLTIIYPNAQGLAPSVLAQDGSVGIRLTKDPVCLSLIRSIRKPLVSTSANISGMPFPTNFSTIDPKIKERVDAIVELRTNEQLTTPSQIIKIGLDSSIQVIRS
- a CDS encoding winged helix-turn-helix domain-containing protein, whose amino-acid sequence is MEILKFFFFQKHFFQAIIFPKLIKKTCYSFNLHHVMPTLKPLVYTPKQISISLAGRALAHPCRVKMVQLLIKHPNLTNRELTERLRLSKSTIHDHLTKLWDAGLINVSYSPHSLCVEITKEQIEMYKKLEALFDFEPKKAYHLSLLD